The Akkermansia sp. RCC_12PD genome contains the following window.
AGGATCTTGGCGGCCAGGTAGGTTTCAATGCCTTCCAAGTCCGTAGGCATGTTGGCTCCTTCGGCAACCAGGGTGCAGCCGTTCTTGATCAGGGTGCGGGCGTCTTCTCCGTTGATTTCATTTTGCGTGGCGGAGGGGAAGGCGCAGTCGCACGGAACGCTCCAGGGACGCTGTCCTTCAAAGTACTGTGCCTTGGGGAACTGTTTCACGTATTCTGAGATGCGGCCGCGGCGTGCGTTCTTGAGATCCATGACCCAGGCCAGCTTTTCCGGAGAGATGCCGTCGGGATCGTAGATGTACCCGTTGGAGTCGGACATGGTGACGGGCTTGGCTCCCAGTTCATTGAGCTTTTCAACGGTGTATTGCGCCACGTTGCCGGAGCCGGACACCAGGCACACCTTGCCCTGCAGGTCCTCGTTGCGGGTGGCAAGCATGTTCTGGGCGAAGTAGACGCAGCCGTAGCCGGTCGCTTCCGGACGGATCAGGGAACCACCCCAGTTCAGGCTCTTGCCAGTGAGCACGCCGGTGAATTCATTGCGGATTCTCTTGTACTGTCCGAAAAGGTAGCCGATTTCGCGGCCGCCTACGCCGATGTCCCCGGCGGGAACGTCCGTATCCGCACCGATATGGCGCTGAAGCTCCGTCATGAAGCTCTGGCAGAAGCGCATCACTTCATTATCGCTCTTGCCTTTGGGGTCGAAGTCAGAGCCGCCCTTGCCGCCGCCCATGGGCAGAGTGGTGAGGGAGTTTTTGAAAACCTGTTCAAAGCCCAGGAATTTGAGGATGCCCAGATTCACGCTGGGATGGAAGCGGAGGCCGCCCTTGTACGGTCCGATGGCGCTGTTGAATTCCACGCGGTATCCGCGATTTACCTGAACCTTGCCCTGGTCGTCGATCCACGGCACGCGGAACAGGATGGTTCTTTCCGGTTCAACGATCCGTTCCAGAATCGCGTGATCTTCGTACTTGGAATTCGCGGCCAGGACCGGTTCGATCGTGCTGAGCACTTCCTGAACAGCCTGGATGAATTCTTTTTCGTGACTGTTCTTGGATCTGACCAAGTCGAGTACGCGCTGGGAATATGTCTGTGCCATCTCTCTGTATTGTATTTGGGTTAACGCTGCGTGCGCGGCTGGTTCCGCGTGTGCGCCTTCCGTTTATCATTCCGCAACACTGGCTAGCAATCATTTTTTTCTTTGATGAATAGAAGGGGTCAGCAGGAAAATGGAAAATATCTTTCCATGTTGTGATTTTTAATCTGACCCCTTGATGGAAGGTTTCATGCCACTTGGTTGTCATGGGAAGCGGAAGACTTTGCCGGGATTTCTTCCGGACCGGACGAGAATCGGTCAGCCGCGTGTTCTTCCCGTCTGAATTTTTCAATCCGCCATGAAAGAACCGGGTGGAGGAGGCGGTTTTATAGCCTTAACAGGATGTAGCGATCGCTTGTTTCAAAACCAAGTTTTTATATAATGAATATTCATCTTCCATGTGATTGAGATGAATTTCCGGACATCTTGCCTTCTGAGGCCCGCCAAAGTCAGCTACCGTAATTTTGCGGTATTCCCTTTCCTGCGATTGGCCTTTAGAGTAGAGACATTAAGCAGCCCTGCATTTTTTTCCGGAGGGGCGGGCGGGAAGAGGTGCCGTTATGAAAATGCAAGCCATGCAGGTGGCGATGATCCGTCCCGTGTCTGCAGCAATAAAGATCGATAAATCATTTTTCCCTGGATGCTCCCTTAGGTAGGTTTCCGTTTATTCCCGGAAGCGATTCATGTTGGAAATTTTCCCATGGACGAGGCAGATTCCATGCGGATATCTATGAAATTTTTCAGATCATCCTTGTTTGCCTGCCGGTATTCCATCTCTCTTTTTCCATTAAAATACAGTTCATTATTGATCTTGGTCCGACATTTTCGTCTGAAAAAGACTGCGGTTGTTCG
Protein-coding sequences here:
- the gdhA gene encoding NADP-specific glutamate dehydrogenase, yielding MAQTYSQRVLDLVRSKNSHEKEFIQAVQEVLSTIEPVLAANSKYEDHAILERIVEPERTILFRVPWIDDQGKVQVNRGYRVEFNSAIGPYKGGLRFHPSVNLGILKFLGFEQVFKNSLTTLPMGGGKGGSDFDPKGKSDNEVMRFCQSFMTELQRHIGADTDVPAGDIGVGGREIGYLFGQYKRIRNEFTGVLTGKSLNWGGSLIRPEATGYGCVYFAQNMLATRNEDLQGKVCLVSGSGNVAQYTVEKLNELGAKPVTMSDSNGYIYDPDGISPEKLAWVMDLKNARRGRISEYVKQFPKAQYFEGQRPWSVPCDCAFPSATQNEINGEDARTLIKNGCTLVAEGANMPTDLEGIETYLAAKILYGPAKAANAGGVATSGLEMSQNSQRLSWTREEVDHKLKSIMANIHANALAHAREYSSDKSFTNYVTGANIAGFVKVADSMIDQGVV